Proteins encoded within one genomic window of Ovis aries strain OAR_USU_Benz2616 breed Rambouillet chromosome 1, ARS-UI_Ramb_v3.0, whole genome shotgun sequence:
- the LRP8 gene encoding low-density lipoprotein receptor-related protein 8 isoform X19: protein MGRPERGALRPLALLLLLQLQHLAAAAADPLSGGQGSVKECEENQFRCRNERCIPSVWRCDEDDDCSDNSDEDDCPKKTCADSDFTCNDGHCIRERWKCDGEEDCPDGSDESEATCTKQVCPAEKLSCGPSSHKCVPASWRCDGEKDCESGADEAGCATSLGTCHGDEFQCGDGTCVPAIKRCNQEQDCPDGSDETGCLQGLNECLHNNGGCSHICTDLKIGFECTCPAGYQLLDQKTCGDIDECEDPDACSQICVNYKGYFKCECHPGYEMDTLTKNCKAVAGRSPSLIFTNRHEVRRIDLVKRDYSRLIPMLKNVVALDVEVATNRIYWCDLSYRKIYSAYMDKASNPVEQDVLIDEQLHSPEGLAVDWVHKHIYWTDSGNKTISVATVDGKRRCTLFSRNLSEPRAIAVDPLRGFMYWSDWGFQAKIEKSGLNGVGRQTLVSDGIEWPNGITLDLLNQRLYWVDSKLHQLSSIDFNGGNRKMLISSPDFLSHPFGIAVFEDKVFWTDLENEAIFSANRLNGLEISILAENLNNPHDIVIFHELKQPRAADACELSAQPNGGCEYLCLPAPQISSHSPKYTCACPDTMWLGPDMRRCYRAPQSTSTTTLASTTARTLADTTRAPGTTIHSPAYQNHSAETPSLATVIPSSVSVPRAPSISPSTPSPATSNHSQHCLTRTPTPLSGLFELDGNEGGKMGSTVTAAVIGIIVPMVVIALLCMSGYLIWRNWKRKNTKSMNFDNPVYRKTTEEEEEDELHIGRTAQIGHVYPAVSIPCRKDSFLPFLPSPLPPSLPPSFRHLSRTNHVPGIVLGPGDTEMLGQVVGVEGYQNHLVSRSSSWSKEACLCAEQVFRTCGLER from the exons CCAAGAAGACCTGTGCAGACAGCGACTTCACCTGTAACGACGGCCATTGCATCCGAGAGCGGTGGAAGTGTGATGGCGAGGAGGACTGTCCAGACGGCTCTGACGAGTCGGAGGCCACGTGCA CCAAGCAGGTGTGTCCTGCAGAGAAGCTGAGCTGTGGACCCTCCAGCCACAAGTGTGTGCCAGCCTCGTGGCGCTGCGATGGAGAGAAGGACTGTGAGAGCGGAGCGGACGAGGCTGGATGTGCCACGT CACTGGGCACCTGCCATGGAGATGAGTTCCAGTGTGGGGACGGGACTTGTGTGCCTGCCATCAAGCGCTGCAACCAGGAGCAGGACTGTCCAGACGGGAGTGACGAAACTGGCTGCCTGCAGG GCCTGAACGAGTGTCTGCACAACAATGGCGGCTGTTCCCACATCTGTACCGACCTTAAGATTGGCTTTGAGTGCACGTGCCCTGCAGGCTACCAGCTCCTGGACCAGAAGACCTGTGGCG ACATCGATGAGTGCGAGGACCCAGATGCCTGCAGCCAGATCTGTGTCAATTACAAGGGCTACTTTAAATGCGAGTGCCACCCTGGCTACGAGATGGACACACTGACCAAGAACTGCAAGGCCGTTG CTGGCAGAAGCCCATCCCTGATCTTCACCAACCGGCACGAAGTGCGGAGGATAGACCTGGTAAAGCGGGACTACTCGCGGCTCATCCCCATGCTCAAGAACGTCGTGGCGCTGGATGTTGAAGTTGCCACCAATCGCATCTACTGGTGCGACCTCTCCTACCGCAAGATCTACAG TGCCTACATGGACAAAGCCAGCAACCCCGTGGAGCAGGATGTCCTCATTGACGAGCAGCTGCACTCTCCCGAGGGCCTGGCGGTGGACTGGGTCCACAAGCACATCTACTGGACCGACTCTGGCAACAAGACCATCTCCGTGGCCACAGTCGATGGCAAACGCCGATGTACCCTCTTCAGCCGCAACCTCAGCGAACCCCGGGCCATTGCCGTCGACCCCCTGCGAGG GTTCATGTATTGGTCTGACTGGGGGTTCCAGGCCAAGATTGAGAAGTCCGGGCTCAACGGTGTGGGCCGGCAGACACTGGTGTCGGATGGTATTGAGTGGCCCAATGGAATCACCCTGG ATTTGCTGAACCAGCGCTTGTACTGGGTGGACTCCAAGCTGCACCAGCTGTCCAGCATTGACTTCAATGGAGGCAACAGGAAGATGCTGATTTCCTCCCCTGACTTCTTGAGCCACCCTTTTGGGATAGCTGTGTTTGAG GACAAGGTGTTCTGGACAGACCTGGAGAATGAGGCCATTTTCAGTGCAAATCGGCTCAATGGCCTGGAAATCTCCATCCTAGCTGAGAACCTCAACAACCCGCATGATATCGTCATCTTCCATGAGCTGAAGCAGCCCAGAG CTGCAGATGCCTGTGAGCTGAGTGCCCAGCCCAATGGGGGCTGTGAGTACCTGTGCCTTCCTGCTCCTCAGATCTCCAGCCACTCCCCCAAGTACACGTGTGCCTGTCCTGACACAATGTGGCTGGGCCCTGACATGAGGAGGTGCTACCGAG CACCTCAGTCTACCTCAACTACGACATTAGCCTCTACCACAGCGAGGACGCTGGCCGACACCACCAGAGCCCCTGGGACCACCATCCACAGCCCCGCCTACCAGAACCACAGCGCAGAGACACCGAGCCTGGCCACCGTGATCCCAAGCTCAGTTAGTGTCCCCAGGGCTCCCAGCATCAGCCCGTCTACCCCAAGCCCTGCAACCAGCAACCACTCCCAACACT GCCTCACAAGAACTCCTACCCCACTCTCTGGCCTCTTTGAACTTG ATGGGAATGAAGGTGGAAAGATGGGCTCCACAGTCACAGCTGCTGTCATTGGGATCATTGTGCCCATGG TGGTCATAGCCCTGCTGTGCATGAGTGGCTACCTGATCTGGAGAAACTGGAAGCGGAAGAATACCAAAAGCATGAATTTCGACAATCCAGTGTACAGGAAAACAAccgaagaagaggaggaggatgaaCTGCACATAGGGAGGACTGCTCAGATTGGCCATGTCTACCCAGCAGTAAGTATTCCTTGCAGGAaggattccttccttcctttcctcccttccccactccctccctccctccctccctcctttagACATTTATCAAGAAccaaccatgtgccaggcattgttctaggccctggggacacagaaaTGCTGGGGCAGGTGGTTGGGGTAGAAGGGTATCAGAACCACCTTGTATCTAGAAGCTCTTCCTGGAGTAAAGAGGCCTGTCTTTGTGCTGAGCAAGTTTTCAGAACCTGTGGCCTAGAAAGGTAA
- the LRP8 gene encoding low-density lipoprotein receptor-related protein 8 isoform X2, which translates to MGRPERGALRPLALLLLLQLQHLAAAAADPLSGGQGSVKECEENQFRCRNERCIPSVWRCDEDDDCSDNSDEDDCPKKTCADSDFTCNDGHCIRERWKCDGEEDCPDGSDESEATCTKQVCPAEKLSCGPSSHKCVPASWRCDGEKDCESGADEAGCATLCAPHEFQCSNRSCLAAVFVCDGDDDCGDGSDERGCADPACGPREFRCSGDSGACIPERWVCDRQFDCEDRSDEAPELCGRAGPRATPAPAACAAAAQFACRSGECVHLGWRCDGDRDCKDKSDEADCPLGTCHGDEFQCGDGTCVPAIKRCNQEQDCPDGSDETGCLQESTCEGPRRFQCKSGECVDGRKVCDAQRDCRDWSDEPLKECGLNECLHNNGGCSHICTDLKIGFECTCPAGYQLLDQKTCGDIDECEDPDACSQICVNYKGYFKCECHPGYEMDTLTKNCKAVAGRSPSLIFTNRHEVRRIDLVKRDYSRLIPMLKNVVALDVEVATNRIYWCDLSYRKIYSAYMDKASNPVEQDVLIDEQLHSPEGLAVDWVHKHIYWTDSGNKTISVATVDGKRRCTLFSRNLSEPRAIAVDPLRGFMYWSDWGFQAKIEKSGLNGVGRQTLVSDGIEWPNGITLDLLNQRLYWVDSKLHQLSSIDFNGGNRKMLISSPDFLSHPFGIAVFEDKVFWTDLENEAIFSANRLNGLEISILAENLNNPHDIVIFHELKQPRAADACELSAQPNGGCEYLCLPAPQISSHSPKYTCACPDTMWLGPDMRRCYRAPQSTSTTTLASTTARTLADTTRAPGTTIHSPAYQNHSAETPSLATVIPSSVSVPRAPSISPSTPSPATSNHSQHCLTRTPTPLSGLFELDGNEGGKMGSTVTAAVIGIIVPMVVIALLCMSGYLIWRNWKRKNTKSMNFDNPVYRKTTEEEEEDELHIGRTAQIGHVYPAVSIPCRKDSFLPFLPSPLPPSLPPSFRHLSRTNHVPGIVLGPGDTEMLGQVVGVEGYQNHLVSRSSSWSKEACLCAEQVFRTCGLER; encoded by the exons CCAAGAAGACCTGTGCAGACAGCGACTTCACCTGTAACGACGGCCATTGCATCCGAGAGCGGTGGAAGTGTGATGGCGAGGAGGACTGTCCAGACGGCTCTGACGAGTCGGAGGCCACGTGCA CCAAGCAGGTGTGTCCTGCAGAGAAGCTGAGCTGTGGACCCTCCAGCCACAAGTGTGTGCCAGCCTCGTGGCGCTGCGATGGAGAGAAGGACTGTGAGAGCGGAGCGGACGAGGCTGGATGTGCCACGT TGTGCGCCCCGCACGAGTTCCAGTGCAGCAACCGCTCGTGCCTGGCCGCCGTGTTCGTGTGCGACGGCGACGACGACTGCGGCGACGGCAGCGACGAGCGCGGCTGCGCCGACCCGGCCTGCGGGCCCCGCGAGTTCCGCTGCAGCGGCGACAGCGGCGCCTGCATCCCCGAGCGCTGGGTCTGCGACCGCCAGTTCGACTGCGAGGACCGCTCGGACGAGGCGCCCGAGCTGTGCGGCCGCGCGGGCCCCCGGGCCACGCCCGCGCCGGCCGCCTGCGCCGCCGCCGCCCAGTTCGCCTGCCGCAGCGGCGAGTGCGTGCACCTGGGCTGGCGCTGCGACGGTGACCGCGACTGCAAGGACAAGTCGGACGAGGCCGACTGCC CACTGGGCACCTGCCATGGAGATGAGTTCCAGTGTGGGGACGGGACTTGTGTGCCTGCCATCAAGCGCTGCAACCAGGAGCAGGACTGTCCAGACGGGAGTGACGAAACTGGCTGCCTGCAGG AGTCAACATGTGAGGGTCCCCGCAGATTTCAGTGTAAGAGTGGCGAGTGCGTGGACGGCAGGAAAGTGTGTGATGCTCAGAGGGACTGCCGGGACTGGTCGGATGAGCCTCTGAAAGAGTGTG GCCTGAACGAGTGTCTGCACAACAATGGCGGCTGTTCCCACATCTGTACCGACCTTAAGATTGGCTTTGAGTGCACGTGCCCTGCAGGCTACCAGCTCCTGGACCAGAAGACCTGTGGCG ACATCGATGAGTGCGAGGACCCAGATGCCTGCAGCCAGATCTGTGTCAATTACAAGGGCTACTTTAAATGCGAGTGCCACCCTGGCTACGAGATGGACACACTGACCAAGAACTGCAAGGCCGTTG CTGGCAGAAGCCCATCCCTGATCTTCACCAACCGGCACGAAGTGCGGAGGATAGACCTGGTAAAGCGGGACTACTCGCGGCTCATCCCCATGCTCAAGAACGTCGTGGCGCTGGATGTTGAAGTTGCCACCAATCGCATCTACTGGTGCGACCTCTCCTACCGCAAGATCTACAG TGCCTACATGGACAAAGCCAGCAACCCCGTGGAGCAGGATGTCCTCATTGACGAGCAGCTGCACTCTCCCGAGGGCCTGGCGGTGGACTGGGTCCACAAGCACATCTACTGGACCGACTCTGGCAACAAGACCATCTCCGTGGCCACAGTCGATGGCAAACGCCGATGTACCCTCTTCAGCCGCAACCTCAGCGAACCCCGGGCCATTGCCGTCGACCCCCTGCGAGG GTTCATGTATTGGTCTGACTGGGGGTTCCAGGCCAAGATTGAGAAGTCCGGGCTCAACGGTGTGGGCCGGCAGACACTGGTGTCGGATGGTATTGAGTGGCCCAATGGAATCACCCTGG ATTTGCTGAACCAGCGCTTGTACTGGGTGGACTCCAAGCTGCACCAGCTGTCCAGCATTGACTTCAATGGAGGCAACAGGAAGATGCTGATTTCCTCCCCTGACTTCTTGAGCCACCCTTTTGGGATAGCTGTGTTTGAG GACAAGGTGTTCTGGACAGACCTGGAGAATGAGGCCATTTTCAGTGCAAATCGGCTCAATGGCCTGGAAATCTCCATCCTAGCTGAGAACCTCAACAACCCGCATGATATCGTCATCTTCCATGAGCTGAAGCAGCCCAGAG CTGCAGATGCCTGTGAGCTGAGTGCCCAGCCCAATGGGGGCTGTGAGTACCTGTGCCTTCCTGCTCCTCAGATCTCCAGCCACTCCCCCAAGTACACGTGTGCCTGTCCTGACACAATGTGGCTGGGCCCTGACATGAGGAGGTGCTACCGAG CACCTCAGTCTACCTCAACTACGACATTAGCCTCTACCACAGCGAGGACGCTGGCCGACACCACCAGAGCCCCTGGGACCACCATCCACAGCCCCGCCTACCAGAACCACAGCGCAGAGACACCGAGCCTGGCCACCGTGATCCCAAGCTCAGTTAGTGTCCCCAGGGCTCCCAGCATCAGCCCGTCTACCCCAAGCCCTGCAACCAGCAACCACTCCCAACACT GCCTCACAAGAACTCCTACCCCACTCTCTGGCCTCTTTGAACTTG ATGGGAATGAAGGTGGAAAGATGGGCTCCACAGTCACAGCTGCTGTCATTGGGATCATTGTGCCCATGG TGGTCATAGCCCTGCTGTGCATGAGTGGCTACCTGATCTGGAGAAACTGGAAGCGGAAGAATACCAAAAGCATGAATTTCGACAATCCAGTGTACAGGAAAACAAccgaagaagaggaggaggatgaaCTGCACATAGGGAGGACTGCTCAGATTGGCCATGTCTACCCAGCAGTAAGTATTCCTTGCAGGAaggattccttccttcctttcctcccttccccactccctccctccctccctccctcctttagACATTTATCAAGAAccaaccatgtgccaggcattgttctaggccctggggacacagaaaTGCTGGGGCAGGTGGTTGGGGTAGAAGGGTATCAGAACCACCTTGTATCTAGAAGCTCTTCCTGGAGTAAAGAGGCCTGTCTTTGTGCTGAGCAAGTTTTCAGAACCTGTGGCCTAGAAAGGTAA
- the LRP8 gene encoding low-density lipoprotein receptor-related protein 8 isoform X8 has product MGRPERGALRPLALLLLLQLQHLAAAAADPLSGGQGSVKECEENQFRCRNERCIPSVWRCDEDDDCSDNSDEDDCPKKTCADSDFTCNDGHCIRERWKCDGEEDCPDGSDESEATCTKQVCPAEKLSCGPSSHKCVPASWRCDGEKDCESGADEAGCATLCAPHEFQCSNRSCLAAVFVCDGDDDCGDGSDERGCADPACGPREFRCSGDSGACIPERWVCDRQFDCEDRSDEAPELCGRAGPRATPAPAACAAAAQFACRSGECVHLGWRCDGDRDCKDKSDEADCPLGTCHGDEFQCGDGTCVPAIKRCNQEQDCPDGSDETGCLQGLNECLHNNGGCSHICTDLKIGFECTCPAGYQLLDQKTCGDIDECEDPDACSQICVNYKGYFKCECHPGYEMDTLTKNCKAVAGRSPSLIFTNRHEVRRIDLVKRDYSRLIPMLKNVVALDVEVATNRIYWCDLSYRKIYSAYMDKASNPVEQDVLIDEQLHSPEGLAVDWVHKHIYWTDSGNKTISVATVDGKRRCTLFSRNLSEPRAIAVDPLRGFMYWSDWGFQAKIEKSGLNGVGRQTLVSDGIEWPNGITLDLLNQRLYWVDSKLHQLSSIDFNGGNRKMLISSPDFLSHPFGIAVFEDKVFWTDLENEAIFSANRLNGLEISILAENLNNPHDIVIFHELKQPRAADACELSAQPNGGCEYLCLPAPQISSHSPKYTCACPDTMWLGPDMRRCYRAPQSTSTTTLASTTARTLADTTRAPGTTIHSPAYQNHSAETPSLATVIPSSVSVPRAPSISPSTPSPATSNHSQHCLTRTPTPLSGLFELDGNEGGKMGSTVTAAVIGIIVPMVVIALLCMSGYLIWRNWKRKNTKSMNFDNPVYRKTTEEEEEDELHIGRTAQIGHVYPAVSIPCRKDSFLPFLPSPLPPSLPPSFRHLSRTNHVPGIVLGPGDTEMLGQVVGVEGYQNHLVSRSSSWSKEACLCAEQVFRTCGLER; this is encoded by the exons CCAAGAAGACCTGTGCAGACAGCGACTTCACCTGTAACGACGGCCATTGCATCCGAGAGCGGTGGAAGTGTGATGGCGAGGAGGACTGTCCAGACGGCTCTGACGAGTCGGAGGCCACGTGCA CCAAGCAGGTGTGTCCTGCAGAGAAGCTGAGCTGTGGACCCTCCAGCCACAAGTGTGTGCCAGCCTCGTGGCGCTGCGATGGAGAGAAGGACTGTGAGAGCGGAGCGGACGAGGCTGGATGTGCCACGT TGTGCGCCCCGCACGAGTTCCAGTGCAGCAACCGCTCGTGCCTGGCCGCCGTGTTCGTGTGCGACGGCGACGACGACTGCGGCGACGGCAGCGACGAGCGCGGCTGCGCCGACCCGGCCTGCGGGCCCCGCGAGTTCCGCTGCAGCGGCGACAGCGGCGCCTGCATCCCCGAGCGCTGGGTCTGCGACCGCCAGTTCGACTGCGAGGACCGCTCGGACGAGGCGCCCGAGCTGTGCGGCCGCGCGGGCCCCCGGGCCACGCCCGCGCCGGCCGCCTGCGCCGCCGCCGCCCAGTTCGCCTGCCGCAGCGGCGAGTGCGTGCACCTGGGCTGGCGCTGCGACGGTGACCGCGACTGCAAGGACAAGTCGGACGAGGCCGACTGCC CACTGGGCACCTGCCATGGAGATGAGTTCCAGTGTGGGGACGGGACTTGTGTGCCTGCCATCAAGCGCTGCAACCAGGAGCAGGACTGTCCAGACGGGAGTGACGAAACTGGCTGCCTGCAGG GCCTGAACGAGTGTCTGCACAACAATGGCGGCTGTTCCCACATCTGTACCGACCTTAAGATTGGCTTTGAGTGCACGTGCCCTGCAGGCTACCAGCTCCTGGACCAGAAGACCTGTGGCG ACATCGATGAGTGCGAGGACCCAGATGCCTGCAGCCAGATCTGTGTCAATTACAAGGGCTACTTTAAATGCGAGTGCCACCCTGGCTACGAGATGGACACACTGACCAAGAACTGCAAGGCCGTTG CTGGCAGAAGCCCATCCCTGATCTTCACCAACCGGCACGAAGTGCGGAGGATAGACCTGGTAAAGCGGGACTACTCGCGGCTCATCCCCATGCTCAAGAACGTCGTGGCGCTGGATGTTGAAGTTGCCACCAATCGCATCTACTGGTGCGACCTCTCCTACCGCAAGATCTACAG TGCCTACATGGACAAAGCCAGCAACCCCGTGGAGCAGGATGTCCTCATTGACGAGCAGCTGCACTCTCCCGAGGGCCTGGCGGTGGACTGGGTCCACAAGCACATCTACTGGACCGACTCTGGCAACAAGACCATCTCCGTGGCCACAGTCGATGGCAAACGCCGATGTACCCTCTTCAGCCGCAACCTCAGCGAACCCCGGGCCATTGCCGTCGACCCCCTGCGAGG GTTCATGTATTGGTCTGACTGGGGGTTCCAGGCCAAGATTGAGAAGTCCGGGCTCAACGGTGTGGGCCGGCAGACACTGGTGTCGGATGGTATTGAGTGGCCCAATGGAATCACCCTGG ATTTGCTGAACCAGCGCTTGTACTGGGTGGACTCCAAGCTGCACCAGCTGTCCAGCATTGACTTCAATGGAGGCAACAGGAAGATGCTGATTTCCTCCCCTGACTTCTTGAGCCACCCTTTTGGGATAGCTGTGTTTGAG GACAAGGTGTTCTGGACAGACCTGGAGAATGAGGCCATTTTCAGTGCAAATCGGCTCAATGGCCTGGAAATCTCCATCCTAGCTGAGAACCTCAACAACCCGCATGATATCGTCATCTTCCATGAGCTGAAGCAGCCCAGAG CTGCAGATGCCTGTGAGCTGAGTGCCCAGCCCAATGGGGGCTGTGAGTACCTGTGCCTTCCTGCTCCTCAGATCTCCAGCCACTCCCCCAAGTACACGTGTGCCTGTCCTGACACAATGTGGCTGGGCCCTGACATGAGGAGGTGCTACCGAG CACCTCAGTCTACCTCAACTACGACATTAGCCTCTACCACAGCGAGGACGCTGGCCGACACCACCAGAGCCCCTGGGACCACCATCCACAGCCCCGCCTACCAGAACCACAGCGCAGAGACACCGAGCCTGGCCACCGTGATCCCAAGCTCAGTTAGTGTCCCCAGGGCTCCCAGCATCAGCCCGTCTACCCCAAGCCCTGCAACCAGCAACCACTCCCAACACT GCCTCACAAGAACTCCTACCCCACTCTCTGGCCTCTTTGAACTTG ATGGGAATGAAGGTGGAAAGATGGGCTCCACAGTCACAGCTGCTGTCATTGGGATCATTGTGCCCATGG TGGTCATAGCCCTGCTGTGCATGAGTGGCTACCTGATCTGGAGAAACTGGAAGCGGAAGAATACCAAAAGCATGAATTTCGACAATCCAGTGTACAGGAAAACAAccgaagaagaggaggaggatgaaCTGCACATAGGGAGGACTGCTCAGATTGGCCATGTCTACCCAGCAGTAAGTATTCCTTGCAGGAaggattccttccttcctttcctcccttccccactccctccctccctccctccctcctttagACATTTATCAAGAAccaaccatgtgccaggcattgttctaggccctggggacacagaaaTGCTGGGGCAGGTGGTTGGGGTAGAAGGGTATCAGAACCACCTTGTATCTAGAAGCTCTTCCTGGAGTAAAGAGGCCTGTCTTTGTGCTGAGCAAGTTTTCAGAACCTGTGGCCTAGAAAGGTAA